From the Pongo pygmaeus isolate AG05252 chromosome X, NHGRI_mPonPyg2-v2.0_pri, whole genome shotgun sequence genome, one window contains:
- the TNMD gene encoding tenomodulin, producing MAKNPPENCEDCHILNAEAFKSKKICKSLKICGLVFGILALTLIVLFWGSKHFWPEVPKKTYDMEHTFYSNGEKKKIYMEIDPVTRTEIFRSGNGTDETLEVHDFKNGYTGIYFVGLQKCFIKTQIKVIPEFSEPEEEIDENEEITTTFFEQSVIWVPAEKPIENRDFLKNSKILEICDNVTMYWINPTLISVSELQDFEEEGEDLHFPANEKKGIEQNEQWVVPQVKVEKTRHARQASEEELPINDYTENGIEFDPMLDERGYCCIYCRRGNRYCRRVCEPLLGYYPYPYCYQGGRVICRVIMPCNWWVARMLGRV from the exons ATGGCAAAGAATCCTCCAGAGAATTGTGAAGACTGTCACATTCTAAAT GCAGAAGCTTTTAAATCcaagaaaatatgtaaatcacTTAAGATTTGTGGACTGGTCTTTGGTATCCTGGCCCTAACTCTAATTGTCCTGTTTTGGGGGAGCAAGCACTTCTGGCCGGAGGTACccaaaaaa ACCTATGACATGGAGCACACTTTCTACAGCAATGGAGAGAAGAAGAAGATTTACATGGAAATTGATCCTGTGACCAGAACTGAAATATTCAGAAGCGGAAATGGCACTGATGAAACATTGGAAGTACACGACTTTAAAAAC GGATACACTGGCATCTACTTCGTGGgtcttcaaaaatgttttatcaaaactCAGATTAAAGTGATTCCTGAATTTTCTGAACCAGAAGAGGAAATAGATGAG AATGAAGAAATTACCACAACTTTCTTTGAACAGTCAGTGATTTGGGTCCCAGCAGAAAAGCCTATTGAAAACCgagattttcttaaaaattccaaaattctgGAGATTTGTGATAACGTGACCATGTATTGGATCAATCCCACTCTAATATCAG TTTCCGAGTTACAAGACtttgaggaggagggagaagatcttCACTTTCCTGCCAACGAAAAAAAAGGGATTGAACAAAATGAACAGTGGGTGGTCCCTCAAGTGAAGGTAGAGAAGACCCGTCACGCCAGACAAGCAAGTGAGGAAGAACTTCCAATAAATGACTAT actgaaaatggaatagaatttgatcCCATGCTGGATGAGAGAGGTTATTGTTGTATTTACTGCCGTCGAGGCAACCGCTACTGCCGCCGCGTCTGTGAACCTTTACTAGGTTACTACCCATATCCATACTGCTACCAAGGAGGACGAGTCATCTGTCGTGTCATCATGCCTTGTAACTGGTGGGTGGCCCGCATGCTGGGGAGGGTCTAA